In one Lycium barbarum isolate Lr01 chromosome 7, ASM1917538v2, whole genome shotgun sequence genomic region, the following are encoded:
- the LOC132603021 gene encoding two-component response regulator ARR12-like encodes MTVEEIRGNMVGGGERVNNYDNFPIGMRVLAVDDDPICLKLLDTLLRKCQYQATTTSQARMALKMLRENRDRFDLVISDVHMPDMDGFKLLELVGLEMDLPVIMLSANSDTRLVMKGISHGACDYLVKPVRIEELRNIWQHVVRRKKVEPKSQSKSSDHDKSYQGSGESGRGQSPTDQNGKCNKKRKEEEDENDENGNDNDDPTTQKRARVVWSIELHRKFVAAVGQLGIEKAVPKRILDLMNVEGLTRENVASHLQKYRLYLKRINSVQTQQANMVAALGGRDFMRMGSLDGFGDFRTLGGSGRYPHAALSSSYTSPGGGMLGRLNSAAGLSVRQLAGSHGQTLSNPVNAFTKLNPNILPASQNASLFQGIPASLELDQLQQSKSTGHIPLDDVLGCSNNSLSNVPNNPILLQGNPVGNQHSLSMTPFSSDSFNAGVNGSSNWQNSVQLSKFQSSSFPLTESFINSHLPQNSVREAATTHLQNSPLDFTSTATVSPPFEDSSRGEIQYRESMAGAVQSMNQPPSQAWADNKQRFSHNSNNTFGNNLSSQVPNNGSMASLRMDMSLIGRSNGGSSTLVQHTEHEKLTPDSRTRSNEDYLLEPTRQQVGFSPQGYDSLDDLMSAMKREQDGGMLDAEQYGFDNYPFGS; translated from the exons ATGACTGTGGAAGAAATTAGAGGGAATATGGTTGGTGGTGGTGAAAGGGTAAATAATTATGACAATTTCCCAATTGGTATGAGAGTTCTTGCTGTTGATGATGACCCTATTTGTTTGAAGCTTTTGGATACTTTGCTCAGGAAATGCCAGTATCAGG CAACTACCACAAGTCAAGCAAGGATGGCATTGAAGATGTTGAGGGAGAATAGAGATAGATTTGATTTGGTTATCAGTGATGTTCACATGCCTGATATGGATGGCTTTAAACTTCTTGAACTTGTTGGTCTTGAGATGGATCTTCCCGTCATAA TGTTGTCTGCAAACAGCGATACCAGACTTGTAATGAAGGGAATCAGTCATGGTGCTTGTGACTATCTGGTGAAACCTGTGCGGATCGAGGAGTTGAGGAATATATGGCAACATGTGGTCAGAAGAAAGAAGGTTGAACCTAAGAGCCAGAGCAAGTCTAGCGATCATGACAAATCTTATCAGGGAAGTGGAGAAAGTGGCCGAGGGCAATCACCAACAGATCAAAATGGCAAATGTAACAAGAAAAGGAAGGAAGAAGAAGACGAGAATGATGAAAATGGGAATGACAATGATGATCCAACAACTCAGAAGAGAGCTCGTGTCGTTTGGTCCATAGAGCTTCACAGGAAGTTTGTTGCAGCTGTCGGTCAGTTGGGCATCGAAA AAGCTGTCCCAAAGAGGATTCTTGATCTGATGAATGTTGAGGGGCTTACAAGGGAAAATGTGGCAAGCCATCTCCAG AAGTATAGGCTTTACTTGAAAAGAATCAATTCAGTACAAACCCAGCAAGCCAACATGGTTGCTGCATTAGGGGGAAGGGACTTTATGCGAATGGGCTCACTGGACGGGTTTGGAGATTTTCGAACATTGGGTGGATCAGGACGGTATCCTCATGCTGCCTTGTCATCATCGTACACTTCGCCCGGAGGAGGCATGCTTGGCAGACTAAATAGTGCTGCTGGTCTAAGCGTTCGCCAGCTGGCAGGATCTCATGGTCAAACTTTGAGCAACCCCGTTAATGCTTTCACAAAACTGAATCCAAATATTTTACCTGCTAGCCAGAATGCTAGTTTATTTCAAGGAATTCCTGCATCATTGGAGCTTGATCAACTGCAGCAGAGTAAGTCCACGGGGCATATTCCTTTGGATGATGTGCTCGGTTGCTCAAATAACTCCTTATCCAATGTACCAAATAATCCTATATTGCTTCAAGGAAATCCCGTTGGAAATCAGCACTCTCTAAGCATGACTCCATTTAGCTCAGACTCGTTCAATGCTGGTGTTAATGGTTCTTCCAACTGGCAAAATTCCGTTCAGTTATCGAAGTTCCAGTCAAGTTCTTTCCCGTTGACTGAATCCTTCATTAACAGCCATTTGCCTCAAAATAGTGTGAGAGAAGCTGCGACAACTCATTTACAAAACAGCCCTCTTGATTTTACTTCCACTGCCACAGTTTCTCCTCCTTTTGAAGATTCTTCAAGGGGAGAAATCCAATACCGTGAAAGTATGGCTGGTGCTGTTCAGAGTATGAATCAACCACCATCTCAAGCATGGGCCGATAATAAACAACGTTTTTCCCACAACTCAAATAATACTTTCGGCAATAACTTAAGCTCTCAGGTTCCAAACAATGGTAGCATGGCTTCTCTAAGGATGGACATGTCATTGATTGGTAGATCGAATGGAGGTTCTTCGACACTCGTGCAGCACACCGAGCATGAAAAGTTAACCCCGGATTCAAGGACAAGGTCAAATGAAGACTACCTCTTGGAGCCAACCAGGCAACAAGTAGGTTTTAGTCCACAAGGCTATGACTCCCTGGATGATTTAATGAGTGCAATGAAACGG GAGCAAGATGGAGGAATGTTAGATGCAGAACAATATGGATTTGATAATTATCCTTTTGGATCATGA